From Nitrosopumilus zosterae, the proteins below share one genomic window:
- the rpiA gene encoding ribose-5-phosphate isomerase RpiA, with amino-acid sequence MSYDDAIAALSNDALKLVKDNYIVGLGSGRAATTLVKSLGKLIRIKNYNIRGVPTSLQIKLVAEKVGIPLVEADQVSHIDVVFDGADQIDSQKYVIKGGGGALLRENILFSLAKKVIVMADSTKFVKNFTRSVPVEVHPLARNSVISSIQKLGGKAQLRSLDRGYPFFTENGNIILDCDFGTIKNPKVITQKIKQITGVLESGIFLRKPDIIYRAKTGGKFDIL; translated from the coding sequence TTGTCTTACGATGATGCCATTGCGGCATTGTCAAATGATGCATTAAAGTTAGTTAAAGACAATTACATCGTTGGATTGGGAAGTGGCAGAGCAGCTACTACACTTGTAAAATCACTTGGAAAACTAATCAGAATAAAAAATTACAATATTAGAGGAGTTCCTACATCTTTGCAAATCAAATTGGTTGCAGAAAAAGTTGGCATTCCACTTGTAGAAGCTGATCAGGTGAGCCACATTGATGTTGTTTTTGATGGTGCAGATCAAATTGATTCTCAAAAATATGTTATCAAGGGAGGGGGCGGTGCACTACTACGAGAAAATATTTTGTTTAGCCTTGCAAAAAAAGTAATTGTCATGGCAGATAGTACAAAATTTGTAAAAAACTTTACAAGATCTGTTCCAGTAGAAGTTCATCCACTTGCAAGAAATTCAGTAATATCATCAATTCAAAAACTAGGAGGAAAAGCACAATTACGTTCGCTTGACAGAGGATATCCATTCTTTACAGAAAATGGAAATATCATTTTGGATTGTGATTTTGGAACAATAAAGAACCCTAAAGTCATCACTCAAAAAATCAAGCAAATCACAGGGGTTTTAGAGTCAGGAATTTTCCTGAGAAAACCAGACATTATTTACAGAGCCAAAACTGGCGGTAAATTTGACATACTATAG
- a CDS encoding Hsp20/alpha crystallin family protein, whose product MVSKNTPKKSSRGISPWHSSWEELDKTFENFRRDLEKSFSSFPSISMPRFPHMQETSCDVIDEGKQLRVKMNVPGIQKKDIKLNVTDNSLEVSAEHKEESEEKKKNYLRKERSQVSYYRTLPLSEKVVSGQAKAKLTDGVLDIVLPKSTPTKVQAKKSVSVQ is encoded by the coding sequence ATGGTTTCTAAAAATACACCAAAGAAATCTTCACGTGGAATTTCTCCGTGGCATTCTAGTTGGGAAGAACTGGACAAAACCTTTGAAAATTTTAGGAGGGATCTTGAAAAATCATTTTCATCATTTCCTTCGATTTCAATGCCTAGATTCCCACATATGCAAGAGACTTCGTGTGATGTAATTGATGAGGGAAAACAACTCAGAGTAAAGATGAATGTTCCGGGAATTCAGAAAAAAGACATCAAGCTAAACGTGACAGATAATTCCTTAGAAGTATCTGCTGAACACAAAGAAGAATCAGAAGAAAAGAAAAAGAACTATCTGAGAAAGGAACGTAGCCAAGTCTCCTATTATAGAACATTGCCACTTTCAGAAAAAGTAGTTTCTGGACAAGCAAAGGCAAAACTCACAGATGGAGTGTTGGATATCGTCTTGCCCAAATCAACACCAACTAAAGTACAGGCCAAAAAATCAGTGTCTGTACAATAA